A part of Vigna radiata var. radiata cultivar VC1973A chromosome 11, Vradiata_ver6, whole genome shotgun sequence genomic DNA contains:
- the LOC106777248 gene encoding transmembrane and coiled-coil domain-containing protein 4 isoform X2 has protein sequence MAATSYLTPAQRYAAGALFGLALNQAHFHQTHPLGLSTDDFPSDSDRTPSKLEVSDDPNLWVHEHHALLRPVFKYLDIDPAAWSGLEETAVSSSVSRHVGPLLRLLSEESGDDYSERSDKELALSGAVDAMVLSMESNSESLRSRREKLREYEHQCREKFLTSDVEPNSEKIHLQLDTKEETGTPFHDCEEPHQGSIHSNIDESPIEVVMMLSYPRKVAVLYELLCACLSDLGENNKKHGRRRKGYDARHRVTLRLLATWLDIKWSKMEAIETIVASSAMAFIKEQESSKEGTQSKENKGDKWKKGCIIGAAALTGGTLMAITGGLAAPAIAAGLGALAPTLGTLVPVIGASGFAAAATAAGHVAGSVAVAASFGAAGAGLSGTKMARRVGGVDEFEFKVIGENHNQGLLGVEIMISGFVFEDEDFIRPWEGMNDNLERYALQWESKNLYALSTAIRDWLTSRIAAALMKRGAMLTVLHSLLTALAWPVTLLAATEFIDSTWTIAIDRSDKAGKLLAEVLLGGLQGNRPVTLVGYSLGARVIFKCLECLAETKNSAELVERVVLLGAPIAIRNEKWETVRKMVAGRFINAYSSNDWMLGIAFRASLLSQGLAGIQPVDIPGIQNVNVTDHIEGHSSYLWATQPVLDELQLDSYYPVLT, from the exons ATGGCGGCAACGTCGTATCTAACGCCGGCGCAGAGGTACGCGGCGGGAGCATTGTTCGGGTTGGCGCTGAACCAGGCCCATTTTCATCAGACCCACCCGTTGGGCCTATCAACCGATGACTTCCCTTCTGACTCCGATCGTACTCCCTCCAAGCTCGAAGTTTCCGACGATCCCAACCTTTGGGTCCATGAACATCACGCATTGCTTCGCCCTGTTTTCAA GTACCTAGATATTGATCCCGCTGCATGGTCTGGACTCGAGGAAACTGCTGTCTCTTCTTCAGTTTCACGTCACGTCGGACCC TTATTGAGACTATTATCAGAAGAATCTGGTGATGATTATTCCGAAAGGTCAGATAAAGAACTTGCTTTGTCCGGAGCTGTTGATGCCATGGTACTTAGCATGGAAAGTAATTCAGAGTCTCTCAGGTCTAGAAGGGAGAAGCTACGTGAATACGAACATCAATGTCGTGAAAAGTTTTTAACTTCTGATGTTGAACCAAATTCCGAGAAGATACATTTGCAATTAGACACCAAGGAAGAGACCGGTACTCCTTTCCATGATTGTGAAGAACCACATCAGGGATCTATTCATAGTAATATTGATGAGAGTCCAATTGAAGTGGTAATGATGCTTAGCTATCCAAGGAAAGTGGCAGTGCTTTACGAACTTCTGTGTGCTTGTCTATCAGATTTAGGTGAAAATAACAAGAAACATGGCCGGAGGAGAAAGGGCTATGATGCTCGACATCGTGTCACTTTGCGCCTGTTGGCAACTTGGCTCGATATCAAGTGGTCAAAAATG GAGGCCATTGAGACAATAGTTGCCAGTTCTGCAATGGCTTTCATTAAAGAGCAAGAGTCAAGTAAAGAAGGAActcaatcaaaagaaaacaagggGGATAAATGGAAGAAGGGTTGTATCATTGGTGCCGCTGCCTTAACTGGCGGAACTTTGATGGCTATTACTGGGG GATTAGCTGCCCCAGCTATTGCTGCTGGACTTGGGGCTTTGGCTCCAACTTTGGGTACTCTGGTCCCTGTAATTGGAGCAAGTGGATTTGCTGCAGCTGCTACTGCTGCTGGACATGTTGCTGGTTCTGTCGCTGTTGCTGCATCATTTGGAG CTGCTGGAGCTGGACTCTCTGGAACCAAAATGGCTAGGAGAGTTGGGGGTGTTGATGAGTTTGAATTCAAAGTCATTGGAGAAAATCATAACCAAGGT CTGCTTGGGGTTGAGATCATGATCTCTGGATTTGTCTTTGAGGATGAAGATTTTATAAGGCCTTGGGAGGGAATGAATGACAACTTGGAGAG GTATGCTCTGCAGTGGGAGTCAAAGAATCTATATGCCCTGAGCACTGCAATTCGGGATTGGCTTACTTCAA GAATTGCAGCAGCACTGATGAAGCGAGGGGCAATGTTGACGGTCTTGCATAGTCTTTTAACAGCATTAGCTTGGCCGGTTACATTACTTGCAGCAACTGAATTCATAGACAGCACATGGACAATTGCTATTGACAG ATCTGACAAGGCAGGGAAGTTGCTTGCGGAAGTATTATTGGGAGGACTGCAGGGAAATAg GCCTGTTACACTTGTAGGTTACTCGCTGGGGGCAAGAGTTATTTTCAAATGTCTGGAGTGTTTGGCAGAAACAAAAAACAGTG CTGAACTGGTAGAAAGAGTTGTTCTTCTTGGAGCACCCATTGCAATCAGGAATGAAAAATGGGAAACTGTTAGAAAG ATGGTAGCTGGAAGATTTATAAATGCTTACTCAAGCAATGACTggatgcttggaattgctttcCGTGCCAG
- the LOC106777248 gene encoding transmembrane and coiled-coil domain-containing protein 4 isoform X1: MAATSYLTPAQRYAAGALFGLALNQAHFHQTHPLGLSTDDFPSDSDRTPSKLEVSDDPNLWVHEHHALLRPVFNRYLDIDPAAWSGLEETAVSSSVSRHVGPLLRLLSEESGDDYSERSDKELALSGAVDAMVLSMESNSESLRSRREKLREYEHQCREKFLTSDVEPNSEKIHLQLDTKEETGTPFHDCEEPHQGSIHSNIDESPIEVVMMLSYPRKVAVLYELLCACLSDLGENNKKHGRRRKGYDARHRVTLRLLATWLDIKWSKMEAIETIVASSAMAFIKEQESSKEGTQSKENKGDKWKKGCIIGAAALTGGTLMAITGGLAAPAIAAGLGALAPTLGTLVPVIGASGFAAAATAAGHVAGSVAVAASFGAAGAGLSGTKMARRVGGVDEFEFKVIGENHNQGLLGVEIMISGFVFEDEDFIRPWEGMNDNLERYALQWESKNLYALSTAIRDWLTSRIAAALMKRGAMLTVLHSLLTALAWPVTLLAATEFIDSTWTIAIDRSDKAGKLLAEVLLGGLQGNRPVTLVGYSLGARVIFKCLECLAETKNSAELVERVVLLGAPIAIRNEKWETVRKMVAGRFINAYSSNDWMLGIAFRASLLSQGLAGIQPVDIPGIQNVNVTDHIEGHSSYLWATQPVLDELQLDSYYPVLT; this comes from the exons ATGGCGGCAACGTCGTATCTAACGCCGGCGCAGAGGTACGCGGCGGGAGCATTGTTCGGGTTGGCGCTGAACCAGGCCCATTTTCATCAGACCCACCCGTTGGGCCTATCAACCGATGACTTCCCTTCTGACTCCGATCGTACTCCCTCCAAGCTCGAAGTTTCCGACGATCCCAACCTTTGGGTCCATGAACATCACGCATTGCTTCGCCCTGTTTTCAA CAGGTACCTAGATATTGATCCCGCTGCATGGTCTGGACTCGAGGAAACTGCTGTCTCTTCTTCAGTTTCACGTCACGTCGGACCC TTATTGAGACTATTATCAGAAGAATCTGGTGATGATTATTCCGAAAGGTCAGATAAAGAACTTGCTTTGTCCGGAGCTGTTGATGCCATGGTACTTAGCATGGAAAGTAATTCAGAGTCTCTCAGGTCTAGAAGGGAGAAGCTACGTGAATACGAACATCAATGTCGTGAAAAGTTTTTAACTTCTGATGTTGAACCAAATTCCGAGAAGATACATTTGCAATTAGACACCAAGGAAGAGACCGGTACTCCTTTCCATGATTGTGAAGAACCACATCAGGGATCTATTCATAGTAATATTGATGAGAGTCCAATTGAAGTGGTAATGATGCTTAGCTATCCAAGGAAAGTGGCAGTGCTTTACGAACTTCTGTGTGCTTGTCTATCAGATTTAGGTGAAAATAACAAGAAACATGGCCGGAGGAGAAAGGGCTATGATGCTCGACATCGTGTCACTTTGCGCCTGTTGGCAACTTGGCTCGATATCAAGTGGTCAAAAATG GAGGCCATTGAGACAATAGTTGCCAGTTCTGCAATGGCTTTCATTAAAGAGCAAGAGTCAAGTAAAGAAGGAActcaatcaaaagaaaacaagggGGATAAATGGAAGAAGGGTTGTATCATTGGTGCCGCTGCCTTAACTGGCGGAACTTTGATGGCTATTACTGGGG GATTAGCTGCCCCAGCTATTGCTGCTGGACTTGGGGCTTTGGCTCCAACTTTGGGTACTCTGGTCCCTGTAATTGGAGCAAGTGGATTTGCTGCAGCTGCTACTGCTGCTGGACATGTTGCTGGTTCTGTCGCTGTTGCTGCATCATTTGGAG CTGCTGGAGCTGGACTCTCTGGAACCAAAATGGCTAGGAGAGTTGGGGGTGTTGATGAGTTTGAATTCAAAGTCATTGGAGAAAATCATAACCAAGGT CTGCTTGGGGTTGAGATCATGATCTCTGGATTTGTCTTTGAGGATGAAGATTTTATAAGGCCTTGGGAGGGAATGAATGACAACTTGGAGAG GTATGCTCTGCAGTGGGAGTCAAAGAATCTATATGCCCTGAGCACTGCAATTCGGGATTGGCTTACTTCAA GAATTGCAGCAGCACTGATGAAGCGAGGGGCAATGTTGACGGTCTTGCATAGTCTTTTAACAGCATTAGCTTGGCCGGTTACATTACTTGCAGCAACTGAATTCATAGACAGCACATGGACAATTGCTATTGACAG ATCTGACAAGGCAGGGAAGTTGCTTGCGGAAGTATTATTGGGAGGACTGCAGGGAAATAg GCCTGTTACACTTGTAGGTTACTCGCTGGGGGCAAGAGTTATTTTCAAATGTCTGGAGTGTTTGGCAGAAACAAAAAACAGTG CTGAACTGGTAGAAAGAGTTGTTCTTCTTGGAGCACCCATTGCAATCAGGAATGAAAAATGGGAAACTGTTAGAAAG ATGGTAGCTGGAAGATTTATAAATGCTTACTCAAGCAATGACTggatgcttggaattgctttcCGTGCCAG
- the LOC106777248 gene encoding transmembrane and coiled-coil domain-containing protein 4 isoform X3, with protein MYLDIDPAAWSGLEETAVSSSVSRHVGPLLRLLSEESGDDYSERSDKELALSGAVDAMVLSMESNSESLRSRREKLREYEHQCREKFLTSDVEPNSEKIHLQLDTKEETGTPFHDCEEPHQGSIHSNIDESPIEVVMMLSYPRKVAVLYELLCACLSDLGENNKKHGRRRKGYDARHRVTLRLLATWLDIKWSKMEAIETIVASSAMAFIKEQESSKEGTQSKENKGDKWKKGCIIGAAALTGGTLMAITGGLAAPAIAAGLGALAPTLGTLVPVIGASGFAAAATAAGHVAGSVAVAASFGAAGAGLSGTKMARRVGGVDEFEFKVIGENHNQGLLGVEIMISGFVFEDEDFIRPWEGMNDNLERYALQWESKNLYALSTAIRDWLTSRIAAALMKRGAMLTVLHSLLTALAWPVTLLAATEFIDSTWTIAIDRSDKAGKLLAEVLLGGLQGNRPVTLVGYSLGARVIFKCLECLAETKNSAELVERVVLLGAPIAIRNEKWETVRKMVAGRFINAYSSNDWMLGIAFRASLLSQGLAGIQPVDIPGIQNVNVTDHIEGHSSYLWATQPVLDELQLDSYYPVLT; from the exons AT GTACCTAGATATTGATCCCGCTGCATGGTCTGGACTCGAGGAAACTGCTGTCTCTTCTTCAGTTTCACGTCACGTCGGACCC TTATTGAGACTATTATCAGAAGAATCTGGTGATGATTATTCCGAAAGGTCAGATAAAGAACTTGCTTTGTCCGGAGCTGTTGATGCCATGGTACTTAGCATGGAAAGTAATTCAGAGTCTCTCAGGTCTAGAAGGGAGAAGCTACGTGAATACGAACATCAATGTCGTGAAAAGTTTTTAACTTCTGATGTTGAACCAAATTCCGAGAAGATACATTTGCAATTAGACACCAAGGAAGAGACCGGTACTCCTTTCCATGATTGTGAAGAACCACATCAGGGATCTATTCATAGTAATATTGATGAGAGTCCAATTGAAGTGGTAATGATGCTTAGCTATCCAAGGAAAGTGGCAGTGCTTTACGAACTTCTGTGTGCTTGTCTATCAGATTTAGGTGAAAATAACAAGAAACATGGCCGGAGGAGAAAGGGCTATGATGCTCGACATCGTGTCACTTTGCGCCTGTTGGCAACTTGGCTCGATATCAAGTGGTCAAAAATG GAGGCCATTGAGACAATAGTTGCCAGTTCTGCAATGGCTTTCATTAAAGAGCAAGAGTCAAGTAAAGAAGGAActcaatcaaaagaaaacaagggGGATAAATGGAAGAAGGGTTGTATCATTGGTGCCGCTGCCTTAACTGGCGGAACTTTGATGGCTATTACTGGGG GATTAGCTGCCCCAGCTATTGCTGCTGGACTTGGGGCTTTGGCTCCAACTTTGGGTACTCTGGTCCCTGTAATTGGAGCAAGTGGATTTGCTGCAGCTGCTACTGCTGCTGGACATGTTGCTGGTTCTGTCGCTGTTGCTGCATCATTTGGAG CTGCTGGAGCTGGACTCTCTGGAACCAAAATGGCTAGGAGAGTTGGGGGTGTTGATGAGTTTGAATTCAAAGTCATTGGAGAAAATCATAACCAAGGT CTGCTTGGGGTTGAGATCATGATCTCTGGATTTGTCTTTGAGGATGAAGATTTTATAAGGCCTTGGGAGGGAATGAATGACAACTTGGAGAG GTATGCTCTGCAGTGGGAGTCAAAGAATCTATATGCCCTGAGCACTGCAATTCGGGATTGGCTTACTTCAA GAATTGCAGCAGCACTGATGAAGCGAGGGGCAATGTTGACGGTCTTGCATAGTCTTTTAACAGCATTAGCTTGGCCGGTTACATTACTTGCAGCAACTGAATTCATAGACAGCACATGGACAATTGCTATTGACAG ATCTGACAAGGCAGGGAAGTTGCTTGCGGAAGTATTATTGGGAGGACTGCAGGGAAATAg GCCTGTTACACTTGTAGGTTACTCGCTGGGGGCAAGAGTTATTTTCAAATGTCTGGAGTGTTTGGCAGAAACAAAAAACAGTG CTGAACTGGTAGAAAGAGTTGTTCTTCTTGGAGCACCCATTGCAATCAGGAATGAAAAATGGGAAACTGTTAGAAAG ATGGTAGCTGGAAGATTTATAAATGCTTACTCAAGCAATGACTggatgcttggaattgctttcCGTGCCAG
- the LOC106777838 gene encoding zinc finger CCCH domain-containing protein 44 isoform X2, producing the protein MELQLQPKAVPAVEVHAGDLEKSYVTEVRNVDMAEANEGCCVTVLKRKRGRPAKGDRVLKTTAPPTKHSRDEEDVCFICFDGGSLVLCDRRGCPKAYHPSCVKRDEAFFRSKAKWNCGWHICSICGKGSHYKCYTCTYSLCKGCTKRADFVSVRENKGLCGMCKRTIMLVENCAQGDKCEVDFDDKSSWEYLFKVYWTYLKEKLSLTIDEILEAKNPCKGVARLEVSGVAAGVSSLLLSPKMELPIGNIANDKLWHYQDPTGKVQGPFSLVQLYKWNVSGYFPAELRIWRIDETQDNAALLIHVLSGKCSKLVSLTYDSQKLSLETNSTLENKESSQDGGVEHNMTTNGNSANHQIVDQCGEQKLVDTCTQSNGKDESVKSNGWHSQSPGWTIQADGNNNEGQSGNSERREDSPKCEDGPHLHPSLPSTAFCEKLEENPSDKLEEVHKMEVKSEDNGNFDLNRIFDGQSNSGQNYQKQSDSEDNSGQSSGQNWSCPSVTNPVCNLSTWLSIFGEPNDLDESVSDLLAEVEAMESLGGGLESPTSIMKCGEELTDGSITDCLSFADGLSPMIDAAGKGDALSSSGDLHFPSQTTTPDEPTKQTDVCHQHQKIFGEHTSKSSEVESTFSKISWNPHIQFSWGPPNC; encoded by the exons ATGGAACTGCAGCTACAGCCAAAGGCGGTACCCGCGGTTGAGGTTCATGCTGGGGATTTGGAGAAGTCATATGTCACGGAGGTTCGCAACGTTGACATGGCTGAGGCAAACGAAGGTTGTTGCGTCACTGTTTTGAAGCGAAAGCGTGGTCGTCCGGCCAAGGGAGACCGTGTTCTCAAAACCACGGCACCGCCGACGAAGCATAGCAGGGACGAAGAGGATGTTTGCTTCATATGCTTCGACGGTGGAAGCCTCGTTCTCTGCGATCGCCG GGGATGCCCTAAGGCGTATCATCCCTCGTGTGTTAAGCGGGACGAGGCGTTTTTTCGCTCAAAGGCCAAATGGAATTGCG GTTGGCATATATGTAGCATTTGTGGGAAGGGGTCACATTATAAGTGCTATACTTGTACATATTCTTTGTGCAAGGGGTGTACAAAAAGGGCAGATTTTGTCTCTGTCAGAGAAAATAAAGGTTTATGTGGAATGTGCAAGAGGACTATAATGCTGGTAGAGAATTGTGCTCAGGGAGATAAG TGTGAAGTGGATTTTGATGACAAGAGCAGCTGGGAGTATCTTTTCAAGGTGTATTGGACATATTTGAAGGAGAAGCTATCTTTGACCATTGATGAGATCCTTGAAGCTAAAAATCCATGTAAAG GTGTTGCGAGATTAGAAGTATCTGGTGTCGCAGCAGGTGTTTCATCATTACTACTCTCTCCAAAGATGGAGCTGCCAATTGGCAATATTGCGAATGATAAACTGTGGCATTATCAGGATCCAACCGGGAAGGTTCAAGGACCTTTCTCTTTAGTGCAGCTTTATAAGTGGAATGTGAGCGGATATTTTCCTGCAGAACTCAGAATATGGAGGATAGATGAGACACAAGATAATGCTGCATTATTAATTCATGTGCTTAGTGGGAAGTGCTCAAAACTTGTGTCATTGACATACGACAGTCAGAAGCTGTCTCTGGAGACCAATAGTACattggaaaataaagaaagtagtCAGGATGGTGGTGTTGAGCACAATATGACAACAAATGGAAATTCTGCGAACCACCAAATTGTTGACCAGTGTGGGGAGCAAAAATTGGTTGATACCTGTACACAATCCAATGGTAAAGATGAATCTGTTAAGAGCAATGGTTGGCACTCTCAGTCTCCGGGTTGGACTATACAAGCAGATGGGAATAATAATGAGGGGCAAAGTGGAAATTCTGAAAGGAGAGAGGATTCGCCCAAATGTGAGGACGGTCCTCACTTACACCCTTCGCTACCTTCAACTGCATTTTGTGAAAAACTCGAAGAGAATCCTTCTGATAAATTAGAGGAAGTTCATAAGATGGAGGTGAAGTCTGAAGATAATGGAAATTTTGACTTGAACAGAATTTTTGATGGTCAAAGTAATAGTGGACAAAATTATCAGAAACAATCAGACAGTGAGGATAATTCTGGGCAATCTTCTGGTCAGAACTGGAGTTGCCCTAGTGTAACTAATCCAGTTTGTAACCTATCTACATGGCTTTCAATCTTTGGCGAACCAAATGATTTGGATGAGTCAGTTTCAGATCTGTTGGCTGAAGTGGAGGCAATGGAGTCACTTGGTGGTGGCCTGGAATCTCCCACTTCAATCATGAAATGTGGTGAGGAGCTGACTGACGGTTCTATAACTGATTGTCTTAGTTTTGCAGATGGGCTTAGCCCAATGATTGATGCAGCAGGTAAAGGTGATGCACTGAGTTCCTCAGGTGATTTACACTTTCCATCTCAAACCACAACACCAGATGAACCAACTAAGCAAACCGACGTGTGCCATCAACATCAAAAGATATTTGGGGAGCATACATCGAAGAGTTCAGAAGTTGAG TCTACATTCTCTAAAATTAGCTGGAATCCACACATTCAATTTTCCTGGGGTCCTCCTAACT GTTGA
- the LOC106777838 gene encoding zinc finger CCCH domain-containing protein 44 isoform X1, which yields MELQLQPKAVPAVEVHAGDLEKSYVTEVRNVDMAEANEGCCVTVLKRKRGRPAKGDRVLKTTAPPTKHSRDEEDVCFICFDGGSLVLCDRRGCPKAYHPSCVKRDEAFFRSKAKWNCGWHICSICGKGSHYKCYTCTYSLCKGCTKRADFVSVRENKGLCGMCKRTIMLVENCAQGDKVLVCEVDFDDKSSWEYLFKVYWTYLKEKLSLTIDEILEAKNPCKGVARLEVSGVAAGVSSLLLSPKMELPIGNIANDKLWHYQDPTGKVQGPFSLVQLYKWNVSGYFPAELRIWRIDETQDNAALLIHVLSGKCSKLVSLTYDSQKLSLETNSTLENKESSQDGGVEHNMTTNGNSANHQIVDQCGEQKLVDTCTQSNGKDESVKSNGWHSQSPGWTIQADGNNNEGQSGNSERREDSPKCEDGPHLHPSLPSTAFCEKLEENPSDKLEEVHKMEVKSEDNGNFDLNRIFDGQSNSGQNYQKQSDSEDNSGQSSGQNWSCPSVTNPVCNLSTWLSIFGEPNDLDESVSDLLAEVEAMESLGGGLESPTSIMKCGEELTDGSITDCLSFADGLSPMIDAAGKGDALSSSGDLHFPSQTTTPDEPTKQTDVCHQHQKIFGEHTSKSSEVESTFSKISWNPHIQFSWGPPNC from the exons ATGGAACTGCAGCTACAGCCAAAGGCGGTACCCGCGGTTGAGGTTCATGCTGGGGATTTGGAGAAGTCATATGTCACGGAGGTTCGCAACGTTGACATGGCTGAGGCAAACGAAGGTTGTTGCGTCACTGTTTTGAAGCGAAAGCGTGGTCGTCCGGCCAAGGGAGACCGTGTTCTCAAAACCACGGCACCGCCGACGAAGCATAGCAGGGACGAAGAGGATGTTTGCTTCATATGCTTCGACGGTGGAAGCCTCGTTCTCTGCGATCGCCG GGGATGCCCTAAGGCGTATCATCCCTCGTGTGTTAAGCGGGACGAGGCGTTTTTTCGCTCAAAGGCCAAATGGAATTGCG GTTGGCATATATGTAGCATTTGTGGGAAGGGGTCACATTATAAGTGCTATACTTGTACATATTCTTTGTGCAAGGGGTGTACAAAAAGGGCAGATTTTGTCTCTGTCAGAGAAAATAAAGGTTTATGTGGAATGTGCAAGAGGACTATAATGCTGGTAGAGAATTGTGCTCAGGGAGATAAGGTACTGGTG TGTGAAGTGGATTTTGATGACAAGAGCAGCTGGGAGTATCTTTTCAAGGTGTATTGGACATATTTGAAGGAGAAGCTATCTTTGACCATTGATGAGATCCTTGAAGCTAAAAATCCATGTAAAG GTGTTGCGAGATTAGAAGTATCTGGTGTCGCAGCAGGTGTTTCATCATTACTACTCTCTCCAAAGATGGAGCTGCCAATTGGCAATATTGCGAATGATAAACTGTGGCATTATCAGGATCCAACCGGGAAGGTTCAAGGACCTTTCTCTTTAGTGCAGCTTTATAAGTGGAATGTGAGCGGATATTTTCCTGCAGAACTCAGAATATGGAGGATAGATGAGACACAAGATAATGCTGCATTATTAATTCATGTGCTTAGTGGGAAGTGCTCAAAACTTGTGTCATTGACATACGACAGTCAGAAGCTGTCTCTGGAGACCAATAGTACattggaaaataaagaaagtagtCAGGATGGTGGTGTTGAGCACAATATGACAACAAATGGAAATTCTGCGAACCACCAAATTGTTGACCAGTGTGGGGAGCAAAAATTGGTTGATACCTGTACACAATCCAATGGTAAAGATGAATCTGTTAAGAGCAATGGTTGGCACTCTCAGTCTCCGGGTTGGACTATACAAGCAGATGGGAATAATAATGAGGGGCAAAGTGGAAATTCTGAAAGGAGAGAGGATTCGCCCAAATGTGAGGACGGTCCTCACTTACACCCTTCGCTACCTTCAACTGCATTTTGTGAAAAACTCGAAGAGAATCCTTCTGATAAATTAGAGGAAGTTCATAAGATGGAGGTGAAGTCTGAAGATAATGGAAATTTTGACTTGAACAGAATTTTTGATGGTCAAAGTAATAGTGGACAAAATTATCAGAAACAATCAGACAGTGAGGATAATTCTGGGCAATCTTCTGGTCAGAACTGGAGTTGCCCTAGTGTAACTAATCCAGTTTGTAACCTATCTACATGGCTTTCAATCTTTGGCGAACCAAATGATTTGGATGAGTCAGTTTCAGATCTGTTGGCTGAAGTGGAGGCAATGGAGTCACTTGGTGGTGGCCTGGAATCTCCCACTTCAATCATGAAATGTGGTGAGGAGCTGACTGACGGTTCTATAACTGATTGTCTTAGTTTTGCAGATGGGCTTAGCCCAATGATTGATGCAGCAGGTAAAGGTGATGCACTGAGTTCCTCAGGTGATTTACACTTTCCATCTCAAACCACAACACCAGATGAACCAACTAAGCAAACCGACGTGTGCCATCAACATCAAAAGATATTTGGGGAGCATACATCGAAGAGTTCAGAAGTTGAG TCTACATTCTCTAAAATTAGCTGGAATCCACACATTCAATTTTCCTGGGGTCCTCCTAACT GTTGA